The following are from one region of the Bradyrhizobium septentrionale genome:
- a CDS encoding pyocin knob domain-containing protein, producing MTALASYSTGTISIAANGTAVTGVGTIWSGTNVRPGDILQVGNLQTIISDVTDPTHLVIPPWGGGAQAGVAYVVWKVSPQRIAGAQAMADVSTLVAALNTTGFFWFVDASLAAPDSSLGSDGQFALQPATGKMWVHAAGVWFYLGIYRGLGVPAPYDNAKTYNLMDVATISGSSYVWINLTPGSGLAPPNAIYWALLASKGDQGPQGIQGAGYGGTSMTSLTIGTGAQAFTTQAGLAYQNGARVRASSTANPSNWMEGLATYAGTTLTITVDKTNGAGTIASWNFNIVGQPGAGDLSSANNLSDVASPATARLNLGIRQVIDLSGPGWDFNAVANTGSYQVSNTTNTNAPFAGALWYLEVLAYSLAGYVEQRAVVLNGTPTNTQTYFRVQQAGTWYPWRLLLAHDDNLAALANKATARTNLGAVGRLNLLRFTASGTYNPSANIIGALVEALGGGGAGGGVSPNASYVLAGPGGGAGGRSLRWLTAAQLGAAQTVAIGAGGAGNSAGAGGTGSPTSLGSLVVAAGGLGGGAMSTGSVGAPGGGGTITTGDYGFTGNTGDNGHYQQMASTTNIIVGKGKGADSPYGSGGVGIMGNATAYQSNGNAATGFGAGGGGGLSNQSAASNIAGGAGSSGLINIWEFLAQ from the coding sequence ATGACTGCGCTCGCGAGCTATTCGACCGGAACGATCTCAATCGCGGCGAACGGAACGGCCGTCACGGGAGTCGGGACGATCTGGTCCGGGACCAATGTCCGGCCTGGCGACATCCTGCAGGTCGGCAATCTTCAGACGATCATCTCTGACGTTACCGACCCGACGCATCTCGTCATTCCGCCTTGGGGCGGCGGCGCGCAGGCCGGCGTCGCCTATGTCGTTTGGAAAGTATCGCCGCAGCGCATCGCCGGCGCGCAGGCGATGGCGGACGTTTCGACGCTGGTCGCGGCGCTGAATACGACGGGCTTCTTTTGGTTCGTTGATGCGTCGCTCGCCGCGCCTGATTCGTCGCTCGGTTCAGATGGTCAGTTCGCACTGCAGCCGGCCACGGGAAAAATGTGGGTTCATGCCGCCGGCGTTTGGTTCTATCTCGGGATTTATCGAGGGCTTGGCGTTCCGGCGCCCTATGACAACGCGAAAACCTACAACCTGATGGACGTCGCCACGATCAGCGGCTCGTCCTACGTCTGGATCAACCTCACGCCGGGATCGGGCCTCGCGCCGCCCAACGCGATCTATTGGGCGCTGCTCGCCAGCAAGGGCGACCAGGGACCGCAGGGCATTCAGGGGGCGGGCTACGGCGGAACATCGATGACGTCGCTCACGATCGGCACGGGCGCGCAAGCGTTCACGACGCAGGCCGGCTTGGCTTACCAAAACGGCGCGCGTGTTCGTGCGAGCTCGACGGCCAATCCGTCGAATTGGATGGAGGGCCTCGCGACCTATGCCGGCACGACGCTGACGATCACAGTCGACAAGACCAACGGCGCCGGCACGATCGCGAGCTGGAATTTCAACATCGTCGGCCAGCCTGGCGCCGGCGATCTGAGCTCGGCGAACAATCTCTCCGACGTGGCAAGCCCTGCGACGGCGCGCCTCAATCTCGGCATCCGCCAGGTGATCGATTTGAGCGGTCCAGGCTGGGACTTCAACGCCGTTGCGAATACCGGCAGCTATCAGGTCAGCAACACGACAAACACAAACGCGCCGTTCGCTGGCGCGCTGTGGTACCTCGAAGTGCTGGCCTATAGTCTCGCAGGTTATGTCGAGCAGCGCGCAGTTGTCCTCAACGGCACGCCTACCAATACGCAAACCTATTTCAGGGTGCAGCAGGCCGGCACGTGGTATCCGTGGCGCCTGTTGCTTGCACATGACGACAACCTGGCCGCTCTGGCGAACAAGGCTACCGCCAGGACAAACCTCGGCGCGGTCGGCCGGCTCAACCTGCTGCGGTTCACGGCGTCAGGCACATACAATCCGTCCGCGAATATCATCGGTGCACTGGTTGAAGCGCTCGGCGGGGGCGGCGCCGGCGGCGGCGTTTCGCCGAATGCGTCTTATGTGCTCGCCGGGCCTGGCGGCGGCGCCGGCGGAAGGTCGCTCCGATGGCTGACAGCCGCGCAGCTCGGCGCCGCGCAGACGGTTGCGATCGGCGCCGGCGGAGCGGGCAACTCCGCCGGCGCCGGCGGCACGGGTTCGCCGACGAGCCTAGGATCGCTCGTCGTCGCTGCCGGCGGTCTCGGAGGCGGCGCCATGTCGACCGGCTCGGTTGGCGCGCCAGGTGGCGGCGGCACCATCACGACAGGCGATTATGGCTTTACGGGAAACACGGGAGACAACGGCCACTATCAGCAGATGGCCTCGACGACAAACATCATCGTCGGCAAGGGCAAGGGTGCTGATAGCCCGTATGGCAGCGGCGGCGTCGGGATCATGGGCAACGCAACGGCCTATCAATCGAACGGGAACGCGGCAACCGGGTTCGGCGCCGGCGGCGGCGGCGGTCTCTCTAACCAGTCGGCCGCGTCCAACATTGCCGGCGGCGCGGGCTCGTCCGGCTTAATCAACATCTGGGAGTTTCTCGCACAATGA
- a CDS encoding septal ring lytic transglycosylase RlpA family protein, with protein sequence MLFRSSAATCGAVVAFAVSVTVARSEIEAVHSSAVVNDACGDAIVGAASMYNPFRPGSQEGGPNTASGERYDPSVWAAAIKTSLRQKFGGVQYGARPKYALVEAVGKKVIVKINDVGPLTPGRVIDLNEQTMRYFDPSLQLGVIHGVTVRPLSGDYWIPGPVG encoded by the coding sequence ATGCTGTTTCGCTCGAGCGCCGCAACTTGCGGCGCCGTAGTCGCGTTTGCCGTTTCCGTAACCGTTGCTCGAAGTGAAATCGAAGCAGTTCATTCTAGCGCCGTCGTCAATGATGCTTGTGGGGATGCGATCGTTGGCGCTGCATCAATGTACAACCCGTTCCGGCCCGGATCGCAGGAGGGCGGCCCGAACACAGCCTCCGGCGAGCGCTATGATCCCTCCGTCTGGGCGGCTGCCATCAAGACGAGCTTGCGTCAGAAATTTGGTGGGGTCCAATATGGCGCGAGGCCGAAGTATGCCCTCGTTGAGGCTGTAGGCAAGAAGGTCATCGTCAAGATAAATGACGTGGGGCCACTAACGCCTGGTCGCGTCATTGACCTCAATGAGCAGACTATGCGCTATTTCGATCCAAGCCTGCAGCTCGGGGTGATTCATGGCGTAACAGTTAGGCCGCTGTCCGGCGACTATTGGATCCCCGGACCGGTTGGCTGA
- a CDS encoding peptidoglycan-binding protein, translating to MTNAAVSASAIDLHGISRAAFDLIVAAEVTSEAWYSKHLSGPTWPGEQSGVTIGCGYDVGQTARQQFLADWSGKIPDAMLKALAKCCGVTGQAAAALARQLRGVVDIPWDVALEVFGNHDIPRYLAICRRLLPGFDELSPDCKGVVLSIAFNRDAGGFNKPGTRWTEMRQIKAAIGSGELAKIPGLIRSMKRLWPDSRGLRLRRDDETALFEHGLATSHPQEHAKLATTPAPVDPDVVAHVQARLRELGYYDVGQVDGEQSPQGRTEGMVLAYRNARGLPLTPAIDDQLIAELGKPQAPRQVAETRAAATVEDLRDEGSQTIALTDRAKGWAGKIFGGSSGLGTAGALAWVTDRATQVSAAKEAVGGLGLTHGAVQAIAIGVAALVVVAGVGVLVWFVADTLEQRRLADYRAGKHA from the coding sequence ATGACCAACGCAGCGGTTTCTGCGAGCGCTATCGATTTGCATGGGATCTCGCGTGCGGCCTTCGATCTGATCGTCGCCGCCGAGGTCACCAGCGAAGCCTGGTATTCAAAGCATCTGAGCGGGCCGACCTGGCCGGGCGAACAGTCCGGCGTGACGATTGGCTGCGGCTATGACGTCGGCCAGACGGCGCGGCAGCAGTTCCTGGCCGATTGGTCCGGCAAGATCCCGGATGCCATGCTCAAGGCACTGGCGAAGTGCTGCGGCGTCACGGGGCAGGCCGCGGCTGCGCTGGCGCGCCAGCTGCGCGGCGTCGTCGATATCCCGTGGGACGTCGCGCTCGAGGTTTTCGGAAACCATGACATTCCGCGCTATCTCGCGATTTGCCGCCGGCTGCTGCCAGGCTTCGACGAGCTCTCGCCGGACTGCAAAGGCGTCGTTCTCTCGATCGCGTTTAATCGCGACGCCGGCGGGTTCAATAAACCCGGCACGCGCTGGACCGAGATGCGCCAGATCAAGGCGGCGATCGGCAGCGGCGAGCTCGCCAAGATCCCTGGCCTGATCCGGTCGATGAAACGGCTCTGGCCGGACAGCAGGGGCCTGCGCCTGCGCCGCGACGACGAGACGGCGCTATTCGAGCACGGCCTCGCGACGTCGCATCCGCAAGAGCATGCGAAGCTCGCGACGACGCCGGCGCCGGTAGATCCTGACGTCGTCGCGCATGTCCAGGCGCGGCTGCGCGAGCTCGGCTATTACGACGTCGGCCAGGTCGACGGCGAGCAATCGCCGCAGGGCCGGACCGAGGGCATGGTCCTGGCCTATCGCAACGCGCGCGGCCTGCCGCTCACGCCCGCAATCGACGACCAGCTGATCGCCGAGCTCGGCAAGCCGCAGGCGCCGCGCCAGGTCGCCGAGACGCGGGCGGCTGCGACCGTCGAGGATCTCCGCGACGAGGGCTCGCAGACGATCGCGCTGACCGATCGGGCCAAGGGTTGGGCCGGCAAGATCTTCGGCGGCTCGAGCGGCCTCGGCACAGCCGGCGCGCTCGCCTGGGTGACCGATCGCGCGACGCAGGTCTCGGCGGCAAAGGAAGCGGTCGGCGGCCTCGGCCTGACGCATGGCGCGGTCCAGGCGATCGCGATCGGCGTCGCCGCCCTGGTCGTCGTCGCCGGCGTCGGCGTCCTGGTCTGGTTTGTGGCCGACACGCTCGAGCAGCGCCGCCTGGCTGATTATCGCGCGGGGAAACACGCATGA
- a CDS encoding DUF1515 family protein, producing MSGDDTASVNTALLQMAAKIGGLESTVSTLLQTWQRMEEKASEGRKDLHQKVDALRAEMTTMGAQVATATKDIADMKPTVQAVQNVQVQAAGVRNVSRWLYWVAVGLSGGGVWVVSNFVDIHVKH from the coding sequence ATGAGCGGCGACGACACGGCCAGCGTAAACACTGCGCTGCTGCAAATGGCCGCCAAGATCGGCGGTCTCGAGTCGACCGTCTCGACGCTGCTGCAGACCTGGCAACGGATGGAAGAGAAGGCATCCGAGGGCCGCAAGGATCTGCATCAAAAGGTCGATGCGCTGCGCGCTGAGATGACGACAATGGGGGCGCAGGTCGCGACGGCGACCAAAGACATCGCCGACATGAAACCGACCGTCCAGGCCGTTCAGAATGTGCAAGTGCAGGCGGCCGGCGTGAGAAACGTCAGCCGCTGGCTGTATTGGGTCGCCGTTGGTTTGAGCGGCGGCGGCGTCTGGGTGGTGAGCAACTTCGTCGACATTCACGTCAAACACTGA